A genomic region of Ktedonobacteraceae bacterium contains the following coding sequences:
- a CDS encoding helix-turn-helix domain-containing protein has protein sequence MPRPSKQVPPNTLGGRIRSARQKQGLSLAEVAGEKYSTSLISQIERNRVDPSRDSLEYLADRLRLPLEELVVLDQRHRVSESESNTYKFVEDQRRVATQLLSDKLPRHALDELKHVTISQLPNSLRWRILALRGECHFALRRFVPAQQDFLSAVALLPDEIPPDQAMEVLTLRLHLAAATRELAQLKEALDFYQQALNLMNDSTPLRYIAEAHWGMALVVFEQTGKVTPDNANAESASSTDTQSQMQIAMSHAESACILYNSIGEKLRAALLNCQIALIEHSEGKTGAASKRLNEVLTIWKPTLEAMEPNGHTSNNHNGKNRYSLKERANVVSAAACYLAGIENEAGNREKAMEYIQLAIDAGGQSYTLRRAEAYMMKGQILAASTPDDPEVEEAFRKAIAELVKTDRLGARARVHILLGNYLIKQGREKEGKAEHDMAIRLSNIGSGFTDYSPDINAGASMD, from the coding sequence ATGCCACGTCCATCAAAACAGGTTCCCCCCAATACCTTAGGAGGACGAATTCGATCCGCGAGACAGAAACAGGGTCTCTCCCTGGCCGAGGTGGCGGGAGAAAAATATAGTACGAGCTTGATTTCGCAGATTGAGCGAAATCGTGTGGACCCCTCTCGGGATAGCCTGGAATATCTGGCCGACCGCCTGCGACTCCCGTTGGAAGAGCTCGTAGTCTTAGATCAACGACATCGTGTATCTGAATCCGAGTCGAATACATACAAATTTGTTGAAGATCAAAGGAGAGTTGCTACCCAGTTGCTCTCCGACAAATTACCACGGCATGCTCTGGATGAATTGAAACACGTCACTATTAGCCAGTTGCCGAACTCCCTACGCTGGAGGATTCTCGCGTTACGCGGAGAATGTCACTTCGCTCTGCGCAGGTTTGTGCCCGCTCAGCAGGATTTCCTTTCCGCGGTCGCCTTGCTTCCAGATGAGATACCGCCGGATCAAGCAATGGAAGTTTTAACACTGCGTCTTCACCTGGCAGCCGCGACCAGGGAACTCGCGCAACTGAAGGAAGCGTTGGATTTTTACCAACAAGCTCTGAACTTGATGAATGATTCTACCCCGCTCCGTTATATAGCTGAGGCGCATTGGGGCATGGCACTGGTGGTTTTTGAACAAACAGGGAAGGTGACGCCAGACAATGCTAACGCTGAATCAGCGTCATCAACCGATACCCAGTCACAAATGCAGATTGCGATGAGTCACGCGGAAAGCGCCTGTATTCTTTACAACTCCATCGGTGAAAAACTACGCGCAGCTTTACTCAATTGCCAGATTGCCCTCATCGAGCATTCAGAGGGCAAAACCGGGGCCGCCAGTAAACGGCTCAATGAGGTCCTGACCATCTGGAAACCGACACTTGAGGCAATGGAGCCAAATGGGCATACCAGCAACAATCATAATGGCAAAAACCGCTACTCGCTAAAAGAACGGGCCAATGTTGTCTCAGCCGCGGCCTGTTACCTGGCCGGAATTGAAAACGAAGCGGGTAACCGCGAGAAAGCGATGGAATATATTCAACTGGCTATCGATGCAGGCGGGCAGAGTTATACCCTGCGCCGGGCTGAAGCCTACATGATGAAAGGGCAAATCCTGGCAGCCAGCACACCTGATGATCCAGAGGTGGAGGAAGCATTCCGAAAGGCCATCGCGGAACTTGTGAAGACGGACCGGCTCGGAGCCAGGGCTCGCGTTCATATCCTGCTCGGAAACTACTTGATTAAGCAGGGCAGGGAGAAGGAAGGCAAAGCTGAACACGATATGGCCATACGCCTCTCCAACATTGGTTCAGGATTCACCGACTATTCCCCAGACATAAATGCCGGGGCTTCTATGGATTGA
- a CDS encoding YihY/virulence factor BrkB family protein: protein MVTQAKESKPKEEIQRITSSKDVKKVAKDVKPIQQFFSKFNNDWVMNFASGLAFNVLTAIFPILIALIAIFGLIVGNLAPGSEKQLIDGIQNAFPKQIQAGNLLVPVFNSLNRNAGPLLIIAILTALFGGSRLFVALEGYFDIIFHTRPRNVIRQNIMAFVMLLLFIVLIPLIIFGSALPALVVSLLKTTPLNNVPGSGIFFTAIGIVFAILFAWILFETIYVVVPNQKISFRNSWLGALVAAVLVEIYLILFPFYVTHFMNTYTGTAGFAVILLFFLYYFSVILLLGAEVNAFIAEKVRATPADIPTMIHELTSHLQTNEQAIQQQAAVSHKDEQPKAILPKGEASKLKQQAQKTGSNGKTAASSDGQMQTPSETEHKENNKKKGKGRTPGASNRFTILEVVAGTALAFMIELFRERKGK, encoded by the coding sequence ATGGTAACACAGGCGAAGGAATCAAAACCAAAAGAGGAAATACAACGCATCACATCCTCGAAAGATGTTAAAAAGGTTGCGAAAGATGTCAAACCGATCCAGCAGTTCTTTTCAAAATTCAACAACGACTGGGTCATGAACTTTGCCTCAGGTCTGGCATTCAACGTCTTAACAGCTATCTTTCCCATCCTGATCGCGCTCATCGCCATTTTCGGCCTCATTGTCGGAAACCTGGCACCGGGTTCAGAAAAGCAGCTTATTGACGGCATCCAGAATGCCTTTCCCAAACAAATACAGGCCGGTAATCTACTGGTGCCTGTCTTTAATTCCCTGAATCGTAATGCCGGCCCTCTACTCATTATTGCTATCCTCACAGCCCTATTCGGCGGCTCGCGCCTTTTCGTGGCGTTAGAGGGATACTTTGATATCATTTTTCATACTCGTCCACGCAACGTCATCCGGCAAAACATCATGGCATTCGTGATGCTGCTGCTGTTTATCGTCCTGATACCTCTTATCATTTTTGGTAGCGCTTTACCGGCCCTTGTCGTCTCGCTTTTAAAAACAACCCCACTGAACAATGTTCCTGGCAGTGGGATTTTCTTTACGGCGATCGGTATTGTATTCGCCATACTTTTCGCGTGGATCCTCTTCGAGACCATCTACGTCGTCGTGCCCAATCAGAAAATCAGCTTCCGCAATAGCTGGTTAGGCGCGCTCGTAGCAGCGGTATTAGTAGAAATTTACCTCATCCTCTTTCCTTTCTATGTGACCCATTTCATGAACACCTACACAGGAACAGCAGGTTTCGCCGTCATTCTGCTATTCTTCCTCTACTACTTCTCGGTGATTTTGTTGCTGGGCGCTGAAGTGAACGCGTTCATCGCCGAGAAGGTACGCGCTACACCGGCTGATATTCCCACGATGATCCACGAGTTAACCAGCCACCTGCAAACAAACGAGCAGGCTATTCAGCAACAGGCAGCAGTCTCGCACAAAGATGAGCAGCCAAAAGCTATCCTTCCCAAAGGTGAAGCCAGTAAATTGAAACAGCAGGCTCAGAAGACTGGCTCTAATGGCAAGACGGCAGCGAGTTCTGACGGTCAGATGCAAACACCGTCAGAAACAGAGCATAAAGAGAATAATAAGAAGAAAGGGAAAGGTCGTACTCCGGGAGCCTCCAATAGATTTACCATCCTGGAGGTCGTGGCAGGGACTGCCCTGGCCTTTATGATTGAGCTTTTCCGCGAGCGCAAGGGGAAATAA
- a CDS encoding J domain-containing protein, with amino-acid sequence MSSQPPPRQQSFASLLWHVIRISARALWMNPGNPVRGMLARQQALNILGLPANATRQQIKRRYRTLAKQYHPDKGGDQQQMQRIIAAYEFLMKDMSQKGQERPD; translated from the coding sequence ATGAGTTCGCAACCCCCGCCGAGACAACAGAGTTTTGCCTCTCTTTTATGGCATGTGATCCGTATAAGCGCGCGCGCGCTCTGGATGAACCCCGGCAATCCCGTTCGTGGCATGTTGGCACGCCAGCAAGCGCTCAATATACTGGGACTTCCCGCCAATGCGACTCGACAGCAAATTAAACGTCGCTATCGCACCCTGGCCAAACAATATCATCCAGATAAGGGCGGTGATCAGCAGCAGATGCAACGTATCATTGCTGCCTATGAATTCCTGATGAAGGATATGTCACAAAAAGGCCAGGAGCGGCCTGATTAA
- a CDS encoding zinc-ribbon domain-containing protein — protein MQSITGQYECSHRSGIGLDFFTSRLDRLTLLANGRFTMIVQEHSRLTHAAQSVISGQQISTQVPETKREGTYTYQGNSITLNFDDGTQEQGQLVANGIQLGQNMFEKISDSTLLPPTNRLKMDMEDIAKGLKIASAIGGAAIKAAKTIQDTLQSNQSPPSTSSPAAQSPQQQPGQRYQAPAASPQPGPAQPARSAPAYSQPPVQGTIENQDDETLFCDQCGAPVRPGKRFCNHCGARLP, from the coding sequence ATGCAATCGATCACCGGACAATACGAGTGTTCCCACCGCTCTGGAATAGGGCTTGACTTCTTCACTTCGCGTTTAGACCGGCTTACATTGTTGGCAAACGGGCGTTTTACCATGATCGTGCAGGAACACAGCCGGCTTACTCATGCCGCCCAATCTGTAATAAGCGGACAACAAATCAGTACCCAGGTGCCGGAAACAAAACGCGAGGGAACCTATACATACCAGGGAAACAGTATTACGCTCAATTTCGATGATGGCACGCAAGAGCAGGGTCAACTTGTTGCCAACGGCATACAGCTTGGCCAGAATATGTTTGAGAAGATCTCAGACTCTACTTTGTTGCCGCCCACCAATCGTTTAAAGATGGATATGGAAGACATCGCTAAGGGGCTTAAAATCGCGAGCGCTATCGGTGGCGCCGCTATCAAGGCAGCGAAAACCATCCAGGACACCTTGCAGAGCAATCAGAGTCCTCCATCAACGTCATCCCCAGCAGCACAATCTCCCCAGCAGCAACCAGGTCAAAGGTATCAGGCTCCCGCTGCTTCGCCCCAGCCTGGGCCAGCACAGCCCGCCCGGTCAGCCCCCGCGTATTCACAACCACCTGTTCAAGGTACGATAGAGAACCAGGACGATGAGACACTTTTCTGCGACCAGTGCGGCGCGCCGGTTCGTCCCGGCAAGCGTTTCTGCAACCATTGCGGAGCGCGATTGCCTTAA
- a CDS encoding HD domain-containing protein, with protein sequence MKNLQNWLLELARETMAREGSEDAAHDFDHLERVMAIANTIAAREGGDLPTIWAAVAFHDIGQERERRHGGDHALIGAEMAAELLTNTMFPQQAIPGTQQAIREHRMTGGIAPQTLEGRILYDADKLDGLGAIGIGRLYMITGRRNQKVYSPLPAGIVEPVDPLLVRQLRHRPDYSPSIEFQLLFGNLPERMMTTTGRELAHERFGFMQEFFTRLRKEAGGEL encoded by the coding sequence ATGAAAAACCTTCAGAACTGGCTTCTTGAACTGGCCAGAGAAACCATGGCTCGCGAGGGCAGCGAAGACGCCGCGCATGATTTTGATCACCTGGAGCGTGTGATGGCCATCGCGAATACAATTGCGGCACGCGAAGGCGGCGATCTTCCAACCATCTGGGCAGCGGTAGCTTTTCATGATATTGGGCAGGAACGCGAACGTCGGCATGGCGGCGATCATGCGCTTATCGGAGCCGAAATGGCGGCCGAACTGCTTACAAATACAATGTTTCCACAGCAGGCCATTCCTGGAACACAACAGGCCATCCGTGAACATCGTATGACGGGCGGCATAGCTCCACAAACTTTAGAAGGGCGCATTCTCTACGATGCGGATAAATTAGACGGTCTTGGAGCGATTGGCATCGGGCGGCTCTACATGATTACCGGTAGGCGCAACCAGAAAGTGTATTCGCCGCTGCCGGCAGGAATTGTCGAGCCTGTCGATCCGCTGCTGGTAAGACAATTAAGGCACAGGCCCGATTACTCTCCCAGTATCGAATTTCAGTTGCTCTTCGGTAACTTGCCTGAGCGCATGATGACTACTACAGGAAGAGAATTAGCTCATGAACGCTTCGGCTTCATGCAAGAGTTCTTTACCCGCCTGCGAAAAGAGGCCGGAGGAGAACTCTAA
- a CDS encoding ATP-binding protein: protein MSDETLSNSNQQTQEHLRAALRESEILRELGELLASSLDLNHILQVLVKRSAEVCEVERCTVWLLEEKSHVLRPATYHLSSQNISSNAIQAADAIWYRSTLSFQDPVIQQLFKEKGILYIADLHTIATLRPVAETFLVRSVLLIALVRQGRPLGMLTLDNPDKASTFSAQQQQLAHAIGQQAAIAIDNARLYQHAEEERRRTEHLIDRARAISQVALTVNSGEELSTALEVATRYLVTGLNADGGAIVLLDENLQLASEVNLQQHGKNTPAPILVHLPHCRLVATTGVPLLVKKEQLEGEEASWFGQLCLENTLIVPLMVGTKSRQEMNAPEASIADARCVGLAFVTFHDCNTHPSRGQLAFAQDIAAQCALAIEKARLLAKAHQAAELATERANTLDAVFQAMNEGITVIDREGLVLVSNNAASKFLGVPLNTKEPLTTWLRRFPVYTLHGQPVSEEDFPVSRALRGERIRGERFVTTRSDGAERVVEVNITPLLDSSKQQTALVCAFRDVTQQMRIERRIRHALETMLHVAEAVSGITDIKEILNSVLSMTMKVLNCDRGMIQLYDHEKHAFTPLLSIGFTKAAEKQWLIDQNAWLNPAPDDYHGFQTQLMEGHATLVSADQFEMHSDQRDHLSNVMILAAPIIHSNRLHGLILLDRSQSLANDVAQAESRQPDTRHQEFSVWDMAILEGIVQLAGLAVEQARWQQEAQNAQTREAAMREANMLKDEFLAITAHEFRTPLTVILAHSQMALRTLRKAASQEQISDDLSSYFNENLATIEEQTHQLTNIVNTFLEVTQINRGQLALKLEEVDVAALAQQVVNDHSATSSNHTLTCTVEEAEHPYIVQGDSARLQQILANLVQNAIKYSPLGGPITVSLRQITSSQGKPFIEVCVEDKGIGIPKEAQARLFERFYRAPNIQGSKTRGIGLGLYIVAQLLRLHGGTIRVESSGNFGEGSRFIFTLPLQIL from the coding sequence ATGTCAGATGAAACTCTCTCAAATTCTAACCAGCAGACACAGGAACACTTACGCGCGGCCCTGCGCGAGAGTGAAATTCTGCGGGAATTGGGGGAATTACTGGCATCATCTCTCGACCTCAATCACATCTTGCAAGTGCTTGTGAAGCGTAGTGCCGAGGTTTGCGAAGTTGAGCGCTGTACTGTATGGCTCTTAGAAGAGAAATCACATGTCCTTCGACCCGCTACCTATCATCTTTCCTCGCAGAACATCAGCAGTAACGCGATCCAGGCGGCAGATGCCATCTGGTATCGCAGTACTCTCTCGTTTCAAGACCCGGTCATCCAGCAGTTATTTAAAGAAAAAGGTATCTTATATATCGCCGATCTCCATACAATAGCAACACTGCGTCCGGTAGCAGAGACATTTCTGGTGCGTTCTGTACTGCTCATTGCCCTGGTGCGCCAGGGCCGCCCGCTTGGCATGTTAACACTGGATAACCCGGATAAAGCATCTACATTTTCTGCCCAACAGCAGCAACTGGCCCACGCGATTGGTCAACAGGCCGCCATCGCCATTGATAATGCGCGCCTGTACCAGCATGCCGAGGAAGAAAGACGGCGCACAGAGCATTTAATCGATCGCGCACGAGCAATTTCTCAGGTAGCTCTGACTGTGAACTCAGGAGAGGAGCTTTCTACTGCCCTTGAAGTCGCGACTCGTTACCTGGTAACCGGTTTGAACGCCGATGGAGGCGCCATTGTACTGCTGGATGAGAACCTGCAGTTGGCGAGTGAGGTCAATCTACAGCAACATGGCAAAAATACACCTGCTCCTATACTTGTTCACCTTCCACATTGCAGGCTCGTCGCCACAACAGGGGTACCGCTGCTCGTCAAAAAAGAACAGCTTGAGGGTGAGGAAGCAAGCTGGTTCGGGCAACTTTGTCTGGAAAACACGCTGATCGTACCTCTCATGGTAGGCACAAAGAGCAGGCAGGAAATGAACGCGCCTGAAGCATCAATCGCTGATGCACGCTGCGTTGGCCTGGCCTTTGTCACCTTCCATGACTGCAATACACATCCCTCGAGAGGACAACTGGCATTCGCCCAGGATATTGCCGCACAGTGCGCGCTGGCTATCGAGAAGGCCCGACTGCTGGCTAAGGCCCATCAAGCCGCGGAACTGGCCACCGAGCGCGCGAATACGCTAGACGCTGTATTTCAAGCCATGAACGAGGGTATCACCGTTATCGATCGTGAGGGGCTGGTGCTGGTAAGCAACAACGCCGCCTCTAAATTTCTGGGCGTCCCTTTGAACACGAAAGAACCCCTCACGACCTGGCTGCGCCGTTTCCCCGTCTATACCTTACATGGACAACCGGTCAGTGAGGAAGATTTTCCTGTGTCTCGCGCCTTGCGCGGCGAGCGCATCCGTGGCGAGCGCTTCGTGACCACGCGCAGTGACGGTGCTGAACGCGTCGTAGAGGTCAATATCACTCCCCTGCTCGATAGCTCAAAGCAGCAGACCGCACTTGTCTGCGCTTTTCGTGATGTCACCCAGCAAATGCGCATTGAGCGGCGCATCCGGCACGCTCTTGAAACCATGTTGCATGTAGCGGAAGCAGTTTCAGGCATTACTGACATCAAAGAAATTCTCAACAGCGTTCTTTCGATGACGATGAAGGTTCTTAATTGTGACCGCGGGATGATTCAACTCTACGATCACGAGAAGCACGCATTCACTCCATTGCTGTCGATTGGCTTTACGAAAGCGGCCGAGAAGCAGTGGCTCATTGATCAAAACGCCTGGCTTAACCCTGCTCCTGACGATTATCATGGCTTTCAAACACAGTTGATGGAGGGGCACGCGACCCTTGTGAGCGCTGACCAGTTCGAGATGCATTCAGACCAGCGGGATCACCTCAGTAACGTCATGATTCTCGCGGCCCCCATCATTCATAGCAATCGGCTGCATGGGCTCATCTTGCTGGATCGCTCGCAGTCTCTCGCGAACGATGTGGCACAAGCGGAATCCAGGCAGCCCGATACGCGTCATCAGGAATTCAGTGTCTGGGATATGGCAATACTTGAGGGAATCGTGCAACTGGCAGGATTAGCTGTCGAGCAGGCTCGCTGGCAGCAGGAAGCACAAAATGCTCAAACCCGTGAGGCAGCGATGCGCGAAGCTAATATGCTCAAGGATGAATTTCTGGCCATTACCGCGCATGAATTTCGCACCCCACTTACCGTCATACTTGCCCATTCCCAGATGGCTCTACGGACTTTACGCAAGGCCGCCAGCCAGGAACAAATCAGTGACGACCTATCTTCTTACTTCAACGAAAATCTCGCGACCATCGAGGAACAGACGCACCAGTTGACCAACATTGTCAATACTTTCCTGGAAGTGACCCAGATCAATCGCGGACAGCTCGCGCTGAAACTGGAAGAGGTCGACGTAGCGGCCCTGGCCCAACAGGTCGTGAATGACCACAGCGCGACTTCAAGCAACCATACTCTCACCTGTACCGTTGAAGAGGCCGAGCATCCCTACATAGTGCAGGGCGATAGCGCGCGCCTGCAACAAATTCTTGCCAATCTGGTACAGAATGCGATAAAATACAGCCCACTCGGAGGGCCGATTACAGTCTCGCTGCGCCAGATTACCAGTAGCCAGGGCAAACCGTTTATCGAAGTCTGCGTCGAAGATAAGGGTATCGGTATTCCCAAAGAGGCGCAGGCACGCCTCTTTGAGCGCTTCTACCGCGCGCCGAATATTCAAGGCAGCAAGACCAGGGGCATCGGGCTTGGCCTTTATATCGTGGCTCAATTATTGCGCTTGCACGGAGGCACGATCAGGGTAGAGAGCAGCGGCAACTTTGGTGAGGGCAGTCGCTTCATTTTCACATTACCATTGCAGATTCTGTAG
- a CDS encoding DUF1464 family protein, whose amino-acid sequence MSVSLGVSCGRQHWQTCLMEKGHVLELNSFVDPGAARTCLEHTCVLYPEPNIVVAAAINTPFTRLVDLSHECFERVVSGNDALQDFLIAIGYSNVASYVAPSVKFLSSVPLHRKLMREDLGTSDKLCAFAALLLQLRTSEATWPEMNFMFLEVDNDDWSVLIAEDGRVVNGMTSGVKTGKQFEEASKRAYWEGLNQELAGLMAIHHFDEIVVMGRLRDAFIERFADSYQVYLFPYAQAEFQGFEAALGAATVAEGLYGHGIAAEIVGQLQISGAISSFDDETDPRSFTDRGSALNFDRHLASMPASRRSQESNPFISPCARGKAQS is encoded by the coding sequence ATGAGCGTATCTCTGGGTGTGTCTTGCGGGAGACAGCATTGGCAAACCTGTTTGATGGAAAAAGGGCACGTGCTGGAACTCAACTCGTTTGTCGATCCGGGCGCTGCGAGGACGTGCCTTGAACATACATGTGTACTCTATCCAGAACCAAATATTGTCGTGGCTGCGGCGATCAACACTCCATTTACGCGCCTGGTGGATCTTTCCCATGAATGCTTCGAACGCGTGGTGTCAGGAAATGATGCTCTTCAAGATTTTCTTATAGCCATCGGTTATAGTAACGTCGCGAGTTATGTGGCACCCTCAGTAAAATTTCTCTCTTCTGTTCCGCTACATAGGAAGTTGATGCGCGAGGACCTGGGAACCTCGGATAAGCTCTGTGCTTTTGCCGCGCTTTTGTTGCAGTTAAGGACAAGTGAGGCGACCTGGCCGGAAATGAACTTTATGTTCCTGGAAGTTGATAATGATGATTGGAGTGTCTTGATTGCCGAAGATGGACGAGTTGTCAATGGGATGACGAGTGGGGTGAAAACAGGGAAACAATTTGAAGAAGCCTCTAAACGGGCCTACTGGGAAGGTTTGAATCAGGAACTGGCCGGTCTTATGGCAATCCATCATTTTGACGAAATTGTCGTCATGGGCCGTTTGAGAGATGCATTTATTGAGCGCTTCGCCGACTCCTACCAGGTTTATCTCTTTCCTTATGCACAGGCGGAATTTCAGGGCTTTGAAGCGGCTCTAGGGGCAGCGACAGTAGCGGAGGGCCTCTATGGTCATGGTATTGCCGCTGAAATAGTAGGGCAGTTACAAATTTCCGGGGCGATCAGTAGTTTCGATGATGAAACTGACCCGCGGTCTTTTACAGACCGCGGGTCAGCTCTCAACTTCGATAGGCATCTAGCTAGTATGCCAGCATCGAGAAGAAGCCAGGAAAGCAATCCCTTTATTTCCCCTTGCGCTCGCGGAAAAGCTCAATCATAA
- a CDS encoding toprim domain-containing protein — translation MARSPKLSPVIQNELDHEQLSLFASRRTTEEIDSTTHTIEAKNTAPAKSTTRSKKQGNYSAADIQVLEGIAAIRHRPGMYIGSTSSSGLHHLVWEALDNAVDEAVAGYGKHIWITIDRNGWVTVRDEARGMPFDPMLYQGDYLPAATVILTVPHSGGKFEEGAYKTAGGLHGVGSTVINALSEKLELTIWKDGQQFTQVFSRGTAMPHHIASCDPKLHGTQLRWLYDRTIFDADAYYSLEAIESRLKAAAYLNRGVTFHLDAWDDAAEEQVSRVFYSRDGLPDYVRDLATSTSAPLFKQVIGIVKEKDGVQVEVALQPTTGYKITMYSFANAVRTRDGGVHETGFKAALTKVVNDYALKLGVIKSREKEGFKPEVIQQGLNVVISVKLANPQFQGQTKDRLNNAPVEGIVRSVVDEGLKEWFDRNTSAGKEWLKKIQQMQKARNEAQLVEELARAGTKKNGELIDTTLSKKFLRCNSSDPERSELFIVEGDSAGGSAGQGRFSEFQAVLKLKGKPLNVAKADLKRIVENEEIRTIINVLGTGTRDSFDIGRLKFHRVIIATDADVDGLHIQCLLLTLFHQEFSDLIERGHVFIACPPLYSVKYKGKVHWLLDDEARIQFVKTHADAAELEFKRFKGLGEMNPKELRDTMFDPARRTLKRVTMEDGVLAARLVAELMEDENAEARRTFLAEHARKIKELDV, via the coding sequence ATGGCTCGTTCTCCCAAATTATCCCCGGTGATACAAAATGAGTTAGATCATGAGCAGCTTTCACTGTTTGCTTCACGGAGAACAACTGAGGAAATAGATTCGACTACGCATACAATAGAAGCGAAGAATACAGCACCGGCTAAAAGTACGACCCGGTCCAAAAAGCAGGGTAATTATTCAGCGGCGGATATCCAGGTTCTGGAAGGTATCGCTGCTATCCGCCATCGTCCGGGGATGTATATTGGTTCAACATCATCATCCGGTTTGCACCACCTTGTTTGGGAGGCGCTTGATAATGCGGTCGATGAAGCGGTGGCCGGATATGGCAAGCACATATGGATTACCATTGATAGAAATGGTTGGGTAACGGTGCGGGACGAGGCGCGCGGCATGCCGTTTGATCCCATGCTCTACCAGGGAGATTACCTGCCTGCCGCGACGGTTATTCTAACGGTGCCTCATTCCGGTGGCAAGTTTGAAGAGGGGGCGTATAAGACAGCAGGCGGCCTGCATGGTGTCGGTTCAACCGTCATAAACGCTCTCTCCGAAAAGCTGGAATTGACCATCTGGAAGGACGGGCAGCAATTTACCCAGGTTTTCAGCCGGGGCACTGCCATGCCGCATCACATTGCGTCCTGCGACCCTAAGTTGCATGGGACGCAGCTGCGCTGGTTGTATGATCGCACTATCTTCGATGCCGACGCCTATTATTCGTTGGAGGCCATCGAAAGCCGCCTCAAAGCTGCTGCTTATCTCAATCGCGGCGTAACCTTTCATCTCGATGCCTGGGATGATGCCGCCGAGGAGCAGGTCAGCCGCGTCTTCTACTCGCGAGATGGCCTGCCCGATTATGTGCGAGATCTCGCGACAAGCACCAGCGCGCCCCTTTTCAAACAGGTTATCGGGATTGTCAAAGAAAAAGACGGCGTGCAGGTTGAGGTGGCATTACAGCCAACCACCGGCTATAAGATCACGATGTACAGTTTTGCCAATGCCGTTCGCACGCGGGATGGCGGCGTGCATGAGACCGGTTTCAAAGCAGCCCTCACGAAAGTTGTGAATGATTATGCTCTGAAATTGGGCGTTATCAAAAGTCGTGAGAAAGAAGGGTTCAAGCCGGAGGTCATTCAGCAGGGATTGAACGTGGTGATCTCTGTAAAGCTGGCGAATCCACAATTCCAGGGACAGACCAAGGATCGCCTCAATAACGCGCCGGTTGAGGGCATTGTCCGCTCAGTGGTTGATGAAGGGTTGAAGGAGTGGTTTGATCGCAATACAAGCGCCGGGAAAGAGTGGCTCAAGAAAATCCAGCAAATGCAAAAGGCGCGCAACGAGGCTCAGCTTGTTGAGGAGTTAGCGCGGGCGGGCACGAAGAAAAATGGCGAGTTGATCGATACGACCTTATCCAAAAAGTTCTTGCGCTGCAATTCCTCTGACCCTGAGCGCTCAGAATTGTTTATCGTCGAAGGCGACTCCGCGGGTGGTAGCGCCGGGCAGGGACGCTTCTCGGAATTTCAGGCTGTGCTGAAGCTGAAAGGAAAACCACTGAATGTGGCAAAGGCCGATCTCAAACGCATCGTTGAGAACGAGGAGATTCGCACCATCATCAACGTGCTGGGAACAGGCACTCGCGATTCGTTTGATATTGGGCGCTTGAAGTTTCATCGCGTCATCATTGCGACCGATGCGGATGTGGACGGACTGCACATCCAGTGCCTGTTGCTCACGCTCTTTCACCAGGAGTTCAGCGACCTGATTGAACGAGGTCATGTCTTCATCGCCTGCCCGCCGCTTTATTCGGTCAAGTACAAGGGCAAAGTACACTGGCTGCTGGATGACGAGGCGCGCATTCAATTTGTCAAAACACACGCGGATGCCGCGGAGTTGGAGTTCAAGCGTTTCAAGGGATTGGGCGAGATGAATCCCAAAGAACTGCGCGATACGATGTTTGATCCTGCTCGCCGCACACTGAAGCGCGTCACGATGGAAGATGGCGTGCTGGCTGCGCGCCTGGTAGCAGAACTGATGGAAGATGAGAACGCGGAAGCACGCCGCACGTTTCTGGCGGAGCATGCGCGCAAGATTAAAGAACTGGATGTTTAA
- a CDS encoding SRPBCC domain-containing protein: MKLNGSHKFKANSRQVFNAILNPQVLQMCIPGCQSVEYLDANRLKASITTPLPGLKGPYGAVIQIAQRQDPNVLVLQVQRKGTGGSINATSQIRIADEPDGAVLTYDAVADLEGPIAIANNPLGQGITKNSLKTFFDKLDKTIA, from the coding sequence ATGAAGCTTAACGGTTCGCACAAATTTAAAGCCAACAGCAGGCAAGTTTTTAATGCCATTCTCAATCCACAGGTTTTGCAAATGTGCATTCCTGGTTGCCAATCTGTCGAGTACCTCGATGCCAATCGCTTGAAGGCTAGCATCACAACGCCTTTACCAGGTTTAAAAGGCCCCTACGGAGCGGTTATTCAAATTGCCCAGCGTCAAGACCCCAATGTGCTTGTGCTGCAAGTTCAGCGTAAAGGTACAGGCGGCTCCATTAATGCTACCAGTCAGATTCGAATTGCCGACGAGCCAGATGGTGCGGTGCTGACGTATGATGCCGTGGCCGACCTCGAAGGCCCCATTGCTATCGCGAACAATCCCCTGGGTCAGGGTATTACGAAGAATTCCCTCAAAACTTTCTTTGATAAGCTAGATAAGACCATCGCCTGA